The Thermoleophilum album genome includes a window with the following:
- the mnmA gene encoding tRNA 2-thiouridine(34) synthase MnmA, which produces MSADRAAPARASSPQAREQFEQLLTACRGDGALVEWPHAGIAGGAPCGDLVRIAVRCAGETVEEVGFTASGCGAARACAAATVELAEGRPLLEVAKLGASDIAAYVGGLSPGKWHGAALAADALHRALGMALAAGAVAHPQRSGRVVVAFSGGVDSTVAAYLAAQSGKEVVAVTLELWADPATDPERSCCSPRAVLRARGLAHTLGLPHFTLDLRQRFSAQVVSPFLRLHDAGRTPNPCVVCNGQVRFDALIAATHALGAERLLTGHYARLADDGEGLLLRRASDPCKDQSYMLARLEPALLERLEFPLGSLEKTQVREIARAAALPVAERPESQDLCFVAGLGTRSFLRRHAASSLRRGKFVTRDGREVGEHDGHQLYTVGQRRGLGVAMGYPAYVVAKDPQRNRVVLGTRDELWARRVYLDRDLILHRAPQRVRAVQLRYRQRPLPCVLVEDEDRAWLELAQPALAPAPGQTACLLDGELVVGAATIAGWEK; this is translated from the coding sequence GTGTCCGCCGATCGAGCCGCTCCCGCGCGCGCCTCTAGCCCGCAGGCGCGCGAACAGTTCGAGCAACTCCTGACTGCGTGCAGGGGCGATGGCGCGCTGGTCGAGTGGCCGCACGCGGGCATCGCGGGCGGAGCGCCGTGCGGGGATCTCGTGCGAATCGCGGTTCGCTGCGCCGGCGAGACGGTCGAGGAGGTCGGGTTCACGGCCAGCGGTTGCGGGGCCGCTCGAGCGTGCGCTGCCGCCACCGTCGAACTCGCCGAGGGGCGTCCGTTGCTCGAGGTCGCGAAGCTCGGGGCTAGTGACATCGCGGCGTACGTCGGGGGTCTCAGCCCCGGCAAGTGGCACGGTGCTGCGCTTGCCGCCGATGCCTTGCACCGGGCGCTCGGCATGGCGTTGGCGGCCGGCGCGGTCGCGCACCCGCAGCGCAGCGGGCGGGTGGTGGTCGCCTTCTCCGGCGGTGTCGACAGCACCGTCGCCGCCTACTTGGCAGCGCAGAGCGGAAAAGAGGTGGTGGCGGTGACGCTCGAATTGTGGGCCGACCCGGCCACCGACCCGGAGCGCAGCTGCTGCTCGCCCCGCGCCGTGCTGCGCGCACGAGGCCTTGCGCACACGCTCGGGCTACCACACTTCACGCTCGACCTGCGGCAGCGCTTCAGCGCGCAAGTGGTGTCCCCGTTCTTGCGTCTCCACGACGCCGGTCGCACGCCCAACCCGTGCGTCGTCTGCAACGGGCAGGTGCGTTTCGATGCCCTGATCGCGGCGACTCACGCGCTCGGCGCGGAGCGACTGCTGACCGGTCACTACGCGCGCCTCGCCGACGATGGCGAAGGGCTCTTGTTGCGTCGCGCCAGCGATCCCTGCAAGGACCAGTCGTACATGCTGGCGCGGCTCGAGCCCGCGCTTCTCGAGCGGCTCGAGTTCCCGCTCGGGAGTCTCGAGAAAACGCAGGTGCGGGAGATCGCGCGCGCCGCTGCGCTACCGGTGGCAGAGCGACCGGAGAGCCAGGACCTCTGCTTCGTAGCCGGGCTCGGCACGCGCTCCTTTCTGCGTCGCCACGCCGCCAGCAGCTTGCGTCGCGGAAAGTTCGTTACGCGCGACGGGCGTGAGGTTGGCGAACACGACGGTCACCAGCTTTACACCGTGGGGCAGCGGCGAGGGCTCGGCGTGGCGATGGGGTACCCCGCCTACGTCGTAGCCAAGGACCCACAGCGCAACCGCGTGGTTCTCGGCACCCGCGATGAGCTTTGGGCGCGCCGCGTCTATCTCGACCGTGATCTGATCCTCCACCGCGCCCCCCAGCGGGTGCGGGCAGTGCAGTTGCGCTACCGGCAGCGCCCCCTGCCCTGTGTGCTCGTCGAAGACGAGGATCGGGCTTGGCTGGAGCTCGCCCAGCCAGCGCTCGCCCCCGCCCCCGGTCAGACGGCGTGCTTGCTTGACGGTGAGCTGGTCGTCGGCGCCGCGACGATTGCCGGCTGGGAGAAGTGA
- a CDS encoding SigB/SigF/SigG family RNA polymerase sigma factor, whose amino-acid sequence MAAGAPDLELLRRYHERGDRRAREELIRRHLPLVRALARRYAGRGEPVEDIEQVGAIGLIKAIDRFELSRGVSLATFATPTVLGEIRRHFRDRGWAVRVPRALQELHAAVTAAVDRLGARLGRSPSVLELAREVGATVEEVIEALELGSAYAPASLDQGSEEQETDALEMLGHDEPGYARSEMRATIEPALRRLPRRERDILRMRFGLGLSQAEIARHVGLSQMHVSRLIRRALAAMREEIG is encoded by the coding sequence ATGGCAGCGGGGGCTCCAGACCTCGAGCTCCTGCGGCGTTACCACGAGCGCGGCGATCGCCGAGCGCGCGAGGAGTTGATCCGCCGGCACCTGCCGCTGGTACGGGCCCTCGCACGACGCTACGCAGGGCGCGGGGAGCCGGTCGAAGACATCGAGCAGGTCGGCGCGATTGGGCTTATCAAGGCGATTGACCGCTTCGAGTTGTCGCGCGGCGTCTCGCTCGCGACGTTCGCGACCCCGACTGTCCTGGGCGAGATCCGGCGCCACTTCCGCGATCGCGGCTGGGCGGTGCGGGTACCGCGCGCTCTCCAGGAGCTGCATGCCGCAGTGACTGCCGCGGTTGATCGGCTTGGTGCTCGCTTAGGTCGCTCGCCGAGCGTGCTTGAGCTCGCTCGCGAGGTCGGCGCGACCGTCGAGGAGGTGATCGAGGCGCTGGAGCTCGGCTCCGCCTACGCACCGGCGTCGCTCGACCAAGGAAGCGAAGAACAGGAGACCGACGCGCTGGAGATGCTCGGTCACGACGAGCCTGGCTACGCGCGTTCGGAGATGCGGGCGACGATCGAGCCGGCACTGCGCCGCCTGCCGCGTCGCGAGCGTGACATCCTGCGGATGCGCTTCGGCCTCGGCCTCTCGCAGGCCGAGATCGCGCGTCATGTAGGACTTTCCCAGATGCACGTCTCGCGGTTGATAAGGCGCGCCCTGGCGGCGATGCGCGAGGAGATCGGCTGA
- a CDS encoding ABC transporter substrate-binding protein, with translation MEPARRRAGCAALLIATLLVGGCGDGERRVGSALSGGSAEVALSAPVREFDPARLRSRTLLELAAAAYAPLYRRVDGDGGVQLEPVLARSLPKTSDDRRTLVIELRPGLRFADGRPLRARDAAATIERLVRFGGERARAFSAIDGWGAFARGKVRRLRGVSARGLRLQLRLRHPDVTLPWVLAEPWSGIVPAATDARGSRTQPPSASGLYAAFLRRQRGGSLVLVRRRRLQLKPLGPGYLDRIEASAVSGDALNLALRDRVDVVERRADRERIPILRSTYADRYRDVPTRAVAYLFLNPRLWPFGDRRVRRAVALALDYAKIRRLALGFLDGSCDPLPEGVLGHRGDGFCARGARGGAPRPDDAQRILADAGVLGAPVTVWAERSAVTFAVAREYARTLNELGFRVRLRLLGAASFRRALPRLWTRAQTGLAVVDPQLVHPYAYLAQLRLLDPVARRELAVLRRQADDAEPWQGLFDRVLGEGWVVPLGTLRSPLLLSRRIDVDACLRVDPLDGLDYARLCLR, from the coding sequence GTGGAGCCGGCACGCCGCCGCGCTGGTTGCGCGGCGCTGCTCATCGCCACGCTGCTCGTCGGCGGTTGCGGCGACGGCGAGCGCCGGGTCGGCTCCGCCCTCAGTGGCGGTTCGGCGGAGGTTGCGCTGTCGGCCCCGGTGCGCGAGTTCGACCCCGCGCGTCTGCGCTCGAGAACTCTCCTAGAGCTGGCCGCCGCCGCTTACGCGCCGCTCTATCGACGCGTCGACGGGGACGGCGGGGTGCAGCTCGAGCCCGTGCTGGCGCGCTCGCTGCCAAAGACCAGCGACGATCGACGCACGCTGGTGATCGAGCTGAGGCCCGGCCTGCGCTTTGCCGACGGTCGACCGCTACGGGCGCGCGACGCGGCCGCAACGATCGAGCGGTTGGTGCGCTTCGGCGGCGAACGTGCGCGGGCATTCTCGGCGATCGACGGCTGGGGCGCCTTCGCGCGCGGTAAAGTCCGTCGCCTGCGCGGCGTAAGTGCCCGCGGGCTGCGTCTGCAATTGAGGCTGCGTCACCCCGACGTGACGCTGCCTTGGGTACTAGCTGAGCCGTGGTCCGGGATCGTCCCGGCCGCTACCGACGCCCGCGGCTCGCGCACGCAGCCGCCGTCGGCGAGTGGCCTCTACGCCGCGTTCCTGCGCCGGCAGCGTGGTGGATCGCTGGTTTTGGTGCGGCGGCGCCGGCTTCAGCTCAAGCCGCTAGGACCGGGATACCTCGACCGTATCGAGGCGTCGGCGGTATCCGGCGACGCCCTGAACTTGGCGTTGCGGGATCGCGTCGACGTGGTCGAGCGGCGAGCGGACCGCGAGCGCATACCGATCCTCAGGTCCACCTACGCGGACCGCTATCGGGACGTGCCGACGCGGGCCGTCGCTTACCTGTTCCTGAACCCGCGGTTGTGGCCGTTCGGCGACCGCCGGGTGCGGCGAGCTGTAGCGCTCGCTCTCGATTACGCCAAGATCCGGCGGCTCGCGCTCGGTTTCCTGGACGGCTCTTGCGATCCGCTGCCAGAGGGAGTGCTGGGGCATCGCGGCGATGGCTTCTGCGCCCGGGGTGCCCGGGGCGGCGCGCCGCGCCCCGACGACGCTCAGCGGATACTGGCCGATGCCGGCGTGCTCGGTGCGCCGGTGACGGTCTGGGCGGAGCGCTCCGCGGTCACTTTCGCCGTCGCCCGTGAATATGCGCGCACGCTCAACGAGCTCGGTTTCCGCGTGCGGCTGCGGTTGCTCGGGGCGGCCTCCTTCCGGCGCGCACTGCCGCGGCTTTGGACGCGCGCGCAGACCGGGCTAGCGGTGGTCGATCCGCAGCTTGTGCACCCGTACGCGTACCTCGCGCAATTACGCCTGCTCGATCCGGTGGCGCGTCGTGAGCTCGCTGTGCTGAGGCGCCAAGCCGACGATGCCGAGCCCTGGCAGGGGCTGTTCGACCGCGTGCTCGGTGAGGGATGGGTGGTGCCGCTGGGGACGCTCCGCTCACCGCTCCTTCTTTCGCGCCGCATCGACGTCGACGCTTGCCTTCGCGTCGACCCGCTCGACGGGCTCGACTATGCCCGTCTCTGTTTGCGCTAG
- a CDS encoding HD-GYP domain-containing protein: protein MLAALLEDEHAYTAEHSTSVVEIACAVAEECGLPEAVRERVALAALLHDVGKIVVPTEILDKPGPLTPREFELVKRHTLSGAAIIVGTDPELAEIAAIVRASHERFDGRGYPLGLAGEEIPIEARIVFVCDAYDAMTSRRAYRRPWPEALALAELHRSAGTQFDPQVVDALTAIVRRQRRRRSDLAEPH, encoded by the coding sequence ATGCTTGCGGCGCTGCTCGAGGACGAACACGCCTACACCGCCGAGCACTCGACGTCGGTCGTGGAAATTGCCTGTGCGGTGGCCGAGGAGTGCGGACTCCCGGAGGCGGTGCGCGAACGGGTCGCGTTGGCGGCGCTGCTCCACGACGTCGGCAAGATCGTCGTGCCGACGGAGATCCTCGACAAACCAGGACCGTTGACCCCTCGCGAGTTCGAGCTCGTCAAGCGCCACACCCTGAGCGGCGCGGCGATCATCGTCGGCACCGACCCCGAGCTCGCCGAGATCGCGGCGATCGTGCGCGCCAGCCACGAGCGTTTCGACGGTCGCGGCTACCCGCTCGGCCTCGCTGGCGAGGAGATCCCGATCGAGGCGCGCATCGTCTTCGTCTGCGACGCCTACGACGCGATGACCAGTCGGCGCGCCTACCGTCGCCCCTGGCCGGAGGCGCTGGCGCTCGCCGAGCTGCACCGCAGCGCCGGCACGCAGTTCGATCCGCAGGTCGTCGACGCACTGACCGCCATCGTGCGGCGCCAGCGAAGGCGTCGAAGCGATCTCGCTGAGCCGCACTAG
- the alaS gene encoding alanine--tRNA ligase: protein MRAEQIRETFLEFFERRGHRRLESASLVPSVYDPSVLLTTAGMQPLKPYFRGEEEPPARRLTSCQRCFRTTDIDNVGRTARHLTFFEMLGNFSIGDYFKREAIEYAYELSTEGFGFDPERIWITVFGGDPALGLGPDEEAIEYWRGVGIPEDRIVRLGRDDNFWQAGPTGPCGPCSELYYDRGPQYGADSERPGDDTDRFLEFWNLVFMQYELHPGDRLSELPQRNIDTGAGLERLAALLQGVPSVFESDLFRPLVELGEELSGRRYGEDFRVTRALRIIADHGRGATFLLADGVVPSNEERGYVLRRIMRRTVLQGRVLGIDRPLLEPLYERVIETMSGAWPYLRDERSTILRWARTEEQNFARTIEQGRDLLEELIARAKREGASEIDPEDAFRLHDTFGFPFELTRELLAEEGLSVDEQAVKRLMERAREVARRGASKAGTAAERRERAAELARASGAASRFVGYERLATDTKVLGSADHDGQLLVKLAESPFYPEGGGQVSDTGLLEGEWGRARVLDAIRLPDDQVLVCELLEGKPPSVGAEVHAQVDEERRRRTMRNHTATHLLHAALRRQLGSHVRQAGSYVGPDKLRFDFTHGKRLGRDEAEEIQGLVNAWVEQRLPVRAFETTREEANRLGAIALFGEKYGDWVRVVEIDDVSRELCGGTHVASSAEIGLFEIEAETSSASNVRRIEAVTGPAAAALFARRSATLARLSELLRVPEQELVSAVERLQRELKEARKRAQSGDGRAQAERIVASAQRRDGTAVVVEAVEGLEPRALVDLADAVRQKLGRAVVLLATTVEGRAHLVASVAPELVDVGLRADQLVREAAAAIGGGGGGRPTMAQAGARDAARLAEALEQGRAVIERALS, encoded by the coding sequence ATGCGCGCCGAGCAGATCCGCGAGACCTTCCTCGAGTTCTTCGAGCGGCGCGGGCATCGGCGACTCGAGTCCGCCTCGCTGGTGCCCTCCGTTTACGACCCCTCGGTCCTTCTGACGACCGCCGGTATGCAGCCGCTGAAGCCGTACTTCCGGGGCGAGGAGGAGCCCCCGGCGCGCCGTCTCACCTCGTGTCAGCGCTGCTTCCGCACGACCGACATCGACAACGTTGGGCGCACCGCGCGCCACCTGACGTTCTTCGAGATGCTCGGCAACTTCTCGATCGGCGACTACTTCAAGCGCGAGGCGATCGAGTACGCGTACGAGCTTTCGACCGAGGGTTTCGGATTCGATCCGGAGCGCATCTGGATCACCGTCTTCGGGGGCGATCCCGCCCTTGGGTTGGGTCCCGACGAGGAGGCGATCGAGTACTGGCGGGGGGTTGGGATTCCCGAGGACCGGATCGTTCGCCTCGGCCGTGACGACAACTTCTGGCAGGCGGGACCGACCGGACCCTGCGGACCCTGCTCCGAGCTCTACTACGACCGCGGGCCGCAGTACGGCGCCGACTCCGAGCGGCCGGGCGACGACACCGACCGCTTTTTGGAGTTCTGGAACCTCGTCTTCATGCAGTACGAGCTGCATCCCGGCGATCGGCTGAGCGAGCTACCGCAGCGCAACATCGACACCGGTGCCGGTCTCGAGCGGCTGGCGGCGCTGTTGCAAGGGGTTCCGTCGGTCTTCGAAAGCGACCTCTTCCGGCCACTTGTCGAGCTCGGCGAGGAGCTATCCGGGCGTCGGTACGGGGAGGATTTCAGGGTTACGCGGGCCCTGCGCATAATCGCCGACCATGGCCGCGGCGCCACCTTCCTGCTCGCCGACGGCGTCGTGCCGTCGAACGAGGAGCGCGGCTATGTGCTGCGCCGGATCATGCGCCGGACGGTGCTGCAGGGGCGCGTGCTGGGGATCGATCGGCCACTGCTCGAGCCGCTCTACGAGCGCGTGATCGAGACGATGAGTGGCGCCTGGCCCTACCTGCGCGACGAGCGTTCGACGATTCTGCGCTGGGCGCGCACCGAAGAGCAGAACTTCGCCCGCACGATCGAGCAGGGCCGCGACCTGCTCGAGGAGCTGATCGCGCGCGCGAAGCGCGAGGGTGCGAGCGAGATCGACCCCGAAGACGCTTTTCGCTTGCACGACACCTTCGGCTTTCCGTTTGAGCTGACGCGCGAGCTGTTGGCCGAGGAGGGGTTGAGCGTCGACGAGCAAGCCGTCAAACGCCTAATGGAGCGTGCCCGCGAAGTCGCGCGGCGCGGCGCGAGCAAGGCCGGTACGGCGGCGGAGCGTCGGGAGCGGGCCGCCGAGTTGGCGCGTGCCAGCGGCGCGGCGAGCCGCTTCGTCGGTTACGAGCGTCTGGCGACCGACACCAAGGTCTTGGGGAGCGCCGACCACGACGGCCAGCTGCTGGTCAAACTCGCCGAAAGCCCCTTTTACCCCGAGGGTGGCGGCCAGGTTTCGGACACCGGGCTGCTGGAGGGTGAATGGGGGAGAGCGCGCGTGCTCGACGCGATCCGCCTGCCCGACGATCAGGTGCTGGTCTGCGAACTGCTCGAGGGGAAGCCACCGAGCGTCGGGGCGGAGGTGCACGCGCAAGTCGACGAGGAGCGCCGGCGGCGCACGATGCGTAACCACACGGCGACCCACCTGCTGCACGCCGCCCTCCGCCGGCAGCTCGGAAGCCACGTTCGTCAGGCTGGCTCGTACGTCGGTCCCGACAAGCTGCGCTTCGACTTCACCCACGGCAAGCGTCTGGGGCGGGACGAGGCGGAGGAGATCCAGGGACTCGTGAACGCCTGGGTCGAGCAGCGCCTGCCCGTTCGCGCCTTCGAGACGACGCGTGAGGAGGCGAACCGGCTCGGCGCGATCGCGCTGTTCGGCGAGAAGTACGGCGATTGGGTGCGCGTCGTCGAGATCGACGACGTCTCGCGCGAACTGTGCGGGGGTACGCACGTCGCGTCGAGTGCCGAGATCGGTCTTTTCGAGATCGAGGCTGAGACCTCGAGTGCCAGCAACGTACGACGGATCGAGGCGGTCACGGGTCCCGCGGCGGCCGCCCTGTTCGCGCGACGGAGCGCGACGCTGGCGCGACTTAGCGAGCTGTTGCGGGTGCCCGAGCAGGAGCTTGTCTCGGCAGTCGAACGGCTGCAACGAGAGCTCAAGGAAGCCCGCAAGCGTGCGCAGTCGGGCGACGGAAGGGCCCAAGCCGAACGCATCGTGGCGTCGGCCCAACGGCGCGACGGCACCGCTGTCGTCGTCGAGGCGGTAGAGGGCCTAGAGCCACGTGCACTCGTCGACCTCGCCGACGCCGTGCGTCAAAAGCTGGGGAGGGCGGTGGTGCTACTCGCGACCACGGTCGAGGGGCGGGCCCATCTGGTCGCGAGCGTCGCTCCGGAGCTGGTCGACGTAGGCCTGCGTGCCGATCAGCTGGTGCGCGAGGCAGCCGCGGCGATCGGCGGCGGCGGTGGCGGTCGACCGACAATGGCACAAGCTGGTGCCAGAGACGCGGCCCGTCTTGCCGAGGCGCTCGAACAAGGACGTGCCGTGATCGAGCGCGCGCTGAGCTGA
- the ruvX gene encoding Holliday junction resolvase RuvX, producing MRVLAIDPGEVRCGLAISDPSGTLAQPLAAIPARPLAAALATIARIVAERDVGKVVVGLPLTPSGERGEQASRAAAFARQLASVVAVPVELYDERLTTRIAERRGGRAPTDARAAAVLLDDWLAREQRG from the coding sequence GTGCGCGTGCTAGCGATCGATCCCGGCGAGGTGCGTTGTGGTCTCGCGATCTCGGACCCGTCGGGCACGCTTGCTCAGCCGCTCGCGGCGATACCAGCGCGTCCGCTAGCGGCGGCGCTCGCGACGATTGCCAGGATCGTCGCGGAGCGCGACGTCGGCAAAGTGGTCGTCGGTCTGCCCTTGACTCCCTCCGGTGAGCGGGGCGAGCAAGCCAGTCGAGCAGCCGCTTTTGCCCGCCAGTTGGCGTCGGTAGTTGCGGTTCCGGTGGAGCTCTACGACGAACGTCTGACGACTCGTATCGCCGAGCGCCGAGGGGGGCGAGCACCCACTGATGCGCGGGCTGCGGCGGTGCTGCTGGACGACTGGCTGGCGCGGGAGCAGCGGGGTTGA
- the mltG gene encoding endolytic transglycosylase MltG, with product MAALTLAGVVAAWFAFSLWQPFHGRGHGTVAVTIPRGATLGEVAALLERRGVVADAGFFELRARLAGLGSRIEAGTYRLRRDMSYGAAIAVLSKGAAEHVLRITIPEGLSRREIARLVQGRLRGDYLAASRASPLLDPRSYGAPAGAGLEGFLYPATYDLRPGASAEELVARQLRAFERAFAGIDLSYARSKNLTPYDVLIIASMVEREARLARERPLIASVIYNRLRAGMPLGIDATLRYALDNWTRPLRLSELRSPSPYNTRLRVGLPPGPIGNPGLASLRAAANPARTSFLYYVVKPGSCGEHAFSADARQFARDVARYQRARERAGGRSPTTC from the coding sequence GTGGCGGCACTGACACTGGCGGGTGTAGTCGCCGCTTGGTTCGCGTTCTCCTTGTGGCAGCCGTTCCACGGTCGCGGGCACGGGACGGTGGCGGTCACGATCCCGCGCGGCGCGACCCTCGGGGAGGTGGCGGCGCTGCTCGAGCGTCGCGGGGTTGTCGCTGACGCCGGCTTCTTCGAGCTGCGCGCCCGGCTCGCCGGTCTCGGCAGCCGGATCGAGGCCGGCACCTATCGGCTGCGCCGCGACATGAGTTACGGAGCGGCCATCGCGGTGCTCTCTAAGGGAGCGGCGGAGCACGTCCTGCGCATCACCATCCCCGAGGGCCTCTCGCGCCGCGAGATCGCCCGGCTGGTGCAGGGCCGGCTGCGCGGCGACTACCTCGCCGCGAGCCGGGCATCGCCGCTGCTTGACCCCCGTAGCTACGGCGCCCCAGCGGGTGCTGGCCTCGAGGGTTTTCTATACCCGGCGACCTACGACTTGCGACCAGGCGCTTCCGCCGAGGAGCTCGTGGCACGTCAGTTGCGCGCCTTCGAACGCGCCTTCGCCGGCATCGACCTCTCTTACGCGCGTTCCAAGAACCTCACTCCGTACGACGTCTTGATCATCGCGTCGATGGTCGAGCGCGAGGCGCGACTCGCCCGCGAACGCCCACTCATCGCTTCCGTCATCTACAACCGGCTGCGCGCCGGCATGCCGCTCGGCATCGACGCCACCCTGCGCTACGCACTCGACAACTGGACGCGGCCGCTGCGTCTCAGCGAGCTGCGCTCGCCGAGCCCCTACAACACGCGCCTACGCGTCGGTCTGCCGCCCGGGCCGATCGGCAACCCCGGTCTCGCGTCCTTGCGGGCGGCGGCAAACCCAGCGCGCACCTCCTTCCTCTACTACGTCGTAAAGCCAGGAAGCTGTGGCGAGCACGCGTTCTCCGCTGACGCCCGCCAATTCGCCCGTGACGTGGCCCGCTACCAGCGCGCGCGTGAGCGCGCGGGCGGCCGCTCGCCGACTACTTGCTGA
- the aroE gene encoding shikimate dehydrogenase encodes MQGARRAARLLAVAGWPIAHSRSPQMMQAALADVGLRDWRYLRLPIPPGEFEGVVRALRDLGYVGLNVTIPHKLAAARLADERSEAVAVTGAANTLHFRDGRVFAENTDVAGLLDALPISPRGLAAVVLGAGGAGRAAAYALRSAGAAQVRVWNRTPERARELAQALAIEAVTDPLDRPTDLLVNATSVGLDPNLPMQEALAMLGLAGREPPPLVVDLVYGAQPTPLERWARRREVRFVGGLEVLVRQGARSFEIWTGRVPSLAVMRAAVGAAQVDRRD; translated from the coding sequence ATGCAGGGCGCGCGACGAGCCGCCAGGCTACTCGCGGTCGCCGGCTGGCCGATCGCGCACAGCCGCTCTCCGCAGATGATGCAAGCAGCGCTGGCTGACGTCGGACTGCGCGACTGGCGGTATCTGCGGCTGCCAATCCCCCCGGGGGAGTTCGAGGGGGTGGTACGGGCCCTTCGGGACCTGGGTTACGTGGGACTGAACGTGACCATTCCTCACAAGCTCGCGGCGGCACGACTCGCCGACGAACGTTCGGAGGCGGTCGCCGTGACCGGTGCCGCCAACACCCTGCACTTCCGTGACGGCCGAGTGTTTGCCGAGAACACCGACGTGGCTGGCCTGCTCGACGCCCTGCCGATCTCTCCGCGCGGACTCGCCGCGGTGGTGCTCGGCGCCGGCGGGGCCGGTCGCGCCGCGGCCTACGCCTTGCGCAGCGCAGGCGCAGCACAGGTTCGGGTGTGGAACCGAACTCCCGAGCGGGCCCGCGAGCTCGCACAGGCGCTGGCGATCGAGGCCGTTACGGATCCACTCGATCGACCCACCGACCTGCTCGTCAACGCCACGTCCGTGGGGCTCGATCCGAACCTGCCGATGCAGGAGGCGCTCGCGATGCTCGGGCTCGCGGGGCGCGAACCGCCGCCGTTGGTGGTCGACCTCGTCTACGGCGCCCAGCCGACCCCGCTGGAGCGTTGGGCGCGCCGGCGAGAAGTGCGCTTCGTAGGCGGGCTCGAGGTGCTGGTCCGCCAGGGCGCCCGCAGCTTCGAGATCTGGACCGGGCGCGTGCCCTCGCTTGCCGTGATGCGAGCAGCGGTGGGCGCCGCGCAGGTGGATCGTCGGGACTAA